A region from the Microcoleus sp. AS-A8 genome encodes:
- the ndhD1 gene encoding photosynthetic/respiratory NAD(P)H-quinone oxidoreductase subunit D1, translating into MTDFPWLTTIILFPIVASLFIPFLPEKNGMWERWYALIIGLIDFSLIVYAFGTEYDFSNPGLQLVEKYSWIPELDLNWSVGVDGLAMPLVLLTGFMTTLAILAAWPVTLKPKLFYFLMLAMYGGQIAVFAVQDMLLFFLVWELELIPVYLLLSIWGGKKRLYAATKFILYTAGGSLFILVAALAMAFYGDTVTFDMSAIAAKDYALNFQLWVYAGFLIAYGVKLPIFPLHTWLPDAHGEATAPVHMLLAGILLKMGGYALFRMNAGMLPDAHAYFAPVLVILGVVNIVYAAMTSFAQRNLKRKIAYSSISHMGFVLIGLGSFTDLGISGAVLQMVSHGLIGASLFFLVGATYDRTHTLMLDEMGGVGQKMKKIFAMWTTCSLASLALPGMSGFVAELMVFIGLATSDAYSSTFKVIVVFLAAVGVILTPIYLLSNLREIFYGPENKELIEHEVLQDAEPREVFIIACLLVPIIGFGFYPKMLTQIYDATTHQLTERLRASVPSLGQPAVAKAEQPFLSLVAPKIGEP; encoded by the coding sequence TTGACAGATTTTCCCTGGCTAACAACTATTATTCTTTTTCCCATCGTTGCCTCGCTGTTCATCCCCTTTCTCCCTGAAAAGAATGGGATGTGGGAGCGTTGGTATGCCCTGATCATCGGGCTGATTGATTTTTCCCTGATTGTTTATGCCTTTGGCACAGAGTATGACTTTTCCAATCCTGGACTGCAATTGGTGGAGAAGTACTCGTGGATACCCGAACTGGACTTGAATTGGTCGGTGGGGGTTGATGGGTTGGCGATGCCTCTGGTGTTGCTGACCGGCTTTATGACCACGCTGGCAATTCTAGCCGCTTGGCCGGTTACCCTCAAACCCAAGCTGTTTTACTTCCTGATGCTGGCGATGTACGGCGGACAAATTGCCGTGTTTGCTGTTCAGGATATGCTGTTGTTCTTCCTGGTATGGGAACTGGAGTTGATTCCGGTTTACCTGCTGTTGTCGATTTGGGGGGGCAAAAAGCGCCTCTATGCGGCAACGAAGTTTATTTTGTACACAGCAGGCGGTTCGCTGTTTATTTTGGTCGCGGCGTTGGCGATGGCGTTTTACGGGGATACCGTAACGTTTGATATGAGTGCGATCGCAGCCAAAGACTATGCGTTAAACTTCCAACTCTGGGTCTATGCTGGCTTTTTGATTGCCTACGGGGTTAAGTTACCCATCTTCCCTCTGCACACTTGGTTACCCGATGCCCACGGTGAGGCAACGGCACCCGTTCACATGTTGCTGGCAGGCATTCTGCTGAAGATGGGGGGATATGCCCTGTTTCGCATGAATGCGGGGATGCTGCCCGATGCCCACGCTTACTTTGCACCCGTATTGGTGATTTTAGGGGTGGTGAACATAGTTTACGCGGCAATGACATCCTTTGCTCAGCGCAACCTGAAGCGGAAAATTGCCTACTCTTCGATTTCCCACATGGGATTCGTGTTAATCGGGCTTGGCTCGTTTACTGACTTGGGCATAAGCGGCGCTGTGCTGCAAATGGTGTCTCATGGTTTGATTGGAGCCAGCCTGTTCTTCTTAGTCGGTGCCACTTATGACCGAACTCACACCCTGATGTTGGATGAAATGGGAGGTGTGGGGCAGAAGATGAAGAAGATTTTCGCCATGTGGACGACTTGCTCCCTCGCGTCTTTGGCGTTACCGGGGATGAGCGGATTTGTGGCGGAGTTAATGGTATTCATTGGTTTGGCAACCAGTGATGCCTACAGCTCAACCTTCAAGGTGATTGTCGTATTTTTGGCAGCGGTTGGGGTGATTCTCACGCCTATCTACCTGCTGTCCAATCTGCGGGAGATTTTCTATGGCCCGGAAAACAAGGAATTGATTGAACACGAAGTCTTGCAGGATGCTGAACCGCGAGAGGTGTTTATCATTGCGTGTTTGTTGGTGCCGATTATCGGCTTTGGGTTCTATCCCAAGATGCTGACTCAGATTTACGATGCCACTACGCATCAGTTGACAGAGCGGCTTCGTGCATCGGTGCCAAGTTTGGGGCAACCGGCGGTGGCGAAGGCAGAGCAGCCGTTCTTGTCTCTGGTAGCACCGAAAATTGGTGAACCTTAG
- a CDS encoding NAD(P)H-quinone oxidoreductase subunit 5, whose product MEPLYQYAWLIPVLPLLGAMLVGLGLITINKATNRLRQLNAVFVVSLLGASMVLSFALLWSQFQGHEPFTRTLEWASAGNFHLSMGYTIDHLTALMLVIVTTVALLVMIYTDGYMAHDPGYVRFYAYLSVFSSSMLGLVVSPNLVQVYIFWELVGMCSYLLVGFWYDRKPAADAAQKAFVTNRVGDFGLLLGILGLYWATGSFEFDVMGAHLKTFVEAGYLSSALAALFAILVFLGPVAKSAQFPLHVWLPDAMEGPTPISALIHAATMVAAGVFLIARMYPVFDGIPSVMNVIAWTGAFTAFLGASIAITQNDIKKGLAYSTISQLGYMVMAMGIGSYTAGLFHLMTHAYFKAMLFLGSGSVIHGMEGVVGHDPVLAQDMRLMGGLRKYMPLTALTFFIGTLAISGIPPFAGFWSKDEILGNAFEANPILWLIGWLTAGITAFYMFRMYFSTFEGEFRGNLTHIRQQLKAAALGQVAPAFGPGAMDTKELKAEADHEDDHDHGHSEFPHESPLTMTLPLLLLAVPSTLIGLVGTPFNNYFEEFIHPAGEAVAHVAAEAEAFDWTEFLIMGGSSVGIALIGITVASLMYLSGKIDPKAIAQKITPLYNLSLNKWYFDDIYHKVFVIGLRRVARQIMEVDYRIVDGAVNLTGFATLLSGEGLKYLENGRVQFYALIVFAAVLGLVIASGIT is encoded by the coding sequence ATGGAACCGCTTTATCAATATGCCTGGCTTATACCAGTTTTGCCCTTATTAGGGGCAATGCTGGTGGGCTTAGGGCTAATCACCATCAACAAAGCAACGAACCGTCTGCGGCAGTTAAACGCCGTATTCGTTGTCTCCCTCCTGGGAGCATCCATGGTTCTTTCCTTTGCTTTGCTGTGGAGTCAATTTCAGGGACATGAACCTTTTACCCGAACGCTAGAATGGGCGTCGGCTGGAAACTTTCACTTGTCGATGGGCTACACCATCGATCACTTGACGGCACTGATGCTGGTAATTGTGACAACAGTAGCTTTACTGGTGATGATTTACACCGATGGCTACATGGCTCACGATCCGGGATATGTTCGCTTCTATGCCTATTTGAGTGTGTTTAGCTCCTCCATGTTGGGTTTGGTCGTCAGTCCCAACTTAGTACAGGTTTATATTTTCTGGGAATTGGTGGGTATGTGTTCATACCTGCTGGTTGGCTTCTGGTATGACCGTAAGCCCGCAGCAGATGCAGCGCAAAAAGCATTTGTCACTAACCGTGTAGGGGACTTTGGTCTGCTGTTGGGTATTTTAGGTCTTTACTGGGCCACGGGCAGCTTTGAGTTTGATGTCATGGGTGCCCACCTGAAAACCTTTGTGGAAGCTGGTTACCTGAGCTCTGCTCTAGCTGCACTGTTTGCTATTTTGGTGTTTTTAGGGCCAGTGGCGAAATCAGCCCAATTCCCCCTACATGTCTGGCTACCAGACGCCATGGAAGGCCCAACGCCCATTTCCGCGCTGATTCACGCGGCAACAATGGTGGCGGCTGGGGTATTTTTGATTGCCCGGATGTACCCGGTGTTTGATGGCATCCCATCCGTGATGAACGTGATTGCTTGGACGGGAGCTTTCACAGCCTTTTTAGGTGCTTCGATCGCGATCACGCAAAATGACATTAAGAAAGGTTTAGCCTATTCCACCATTTCCCAATTGGGTTATATGGTCATGGCGATGGGTATTGGCTCCTATACGGCTGGGTTATTCCACCTGATGACTCATGCTTATTTCAAAGCCATGCTATTCCTGGGTTCGGGTTCAGTGATTCATGGCATGGAAGGTGTTGTGGGTCATGACCCAGTTTTGGCTCAAGATATGCGACTGATGGGGGGCTTGCGGAAGTATATGCCGCTCACAGCTCTGACCTTTTTCATTGGTACCCTAGCCATTTCTGGCATTCCTCCCTTTGCCGGTTTCTGGTCAAAGGATGAAATTCTCGGCAATGCGTTCGAGGCGAATCCCATTCTGTGGTTGATTGGCTGGCTCACCGCTGGCATAACAGCCTTTTATATGTTCCGGATGTATTTCTCTACCTTTGAGGGAGAGTTCCGGGGGAATTTAACCCATATCCGACAGCAGCTCAAAGCCGCCGCATTGGGTCAAGTAGCACCCGCCTTTGGCCCCGGTGCGATGGATACTAAAGAACTGAAAGCAGAGGCGGATCACGAAGACGATCACGATCATGGACACAGTGAGTTTCCCCATGAGTCTCCGCTCACCATGACCTTACCCCTGTTGTTACTAGCGGTACCCTCAACACTGATTGGATTAGTGGGGACGCCGTTTAACAACTACTTCGAGGAGTTTATTCACCCCGCAGGGGAAGCTGTTGCCCACGTAGCGGCAGAGGCAGAAGCTTTTGATTGGACAGAATTTCTGATTATGGGTGGCAGTTCCGTCGGGATTGCCTTGATTGGGATTACTGTCGCTTCGCTGATGTACTTAAGCGGTAAGATTGACCCGAAAGCGATCGCCCAAAAAATTACACCCTTGTACAATCTGTCATTAAACAAGTGGTACTTTGATGACATTTATCACAAAGTGTTTGTCATCGGGCTGCGCCGAGTTGCACGGCAGATTATGGAAGTGGACTACCGCATTGTCGATGGTGCCGTTAACCTGACCGGCTTCGCAACGCTGTTAAGTGGTGAAGGGTTGAAATACCTGGAAAATGGTCGTGTCCAGTTCTATGCCCTAATTGTCTTTGCCGCTGTCTTGGGTTTAGTGATTGCCTCTGGGATTACCTAA
- a CDS encoding thioredoxin family protein, protein MVLSLNERTFRQEVLESSLPVLVDFSAPWCGLCRVIQPLVREFQSEWNGQVKIVKINADDNLKLATTYRIKSLPTLLLFEGGQVIQRLDNFHGREDVRMALKTLMVTSLPQSA, encoded by the coding sequence ATGGTGTTGTCTCTTAACGAGCGGACTTTTAGACAAGAGGTTTTAGAATCTTCGCTGCCCGTTTTAGTGGATTTCTCGGCACCCTGGTGTGGACTGTGTCGAGTCATCCAGCCCCTAGTTCGGGAGTTTCAGTCGGAATGGAATGGGCAGGTCAAAATAGTAAAGATCAATGCCGATGACAATCTGAAGCTTGCCACGACTTATCGCATTAAGTCCCTGCCGACGTTGCTCTTATTTGAGGGAGGTCAGGTGATTCAACGGCTTGATAACTTTCATGGGCGTGAGGATGTGCGAATGGCACTCAAAACACTCATGGTCACTTCGCTTCCCCAATCGGCCTAG
- a CDS encoding LysR family transcriptional regulator, with product MSDLPFTLDQLRILKAIATEGSFKRAADSLYVSQPAVSLQVQNLERQLDVPLFDRGGRRAQLTEAGYLLLSYGEKILSLCQETCRAIEDLQNLQGGTLIVGASQTTGTYLLPRMIGMFRQRYPDVAVQLQVHSTRRTAWSVANGQVDLAIIGGEVPGELQETLEIIPYSEDELALILPPFHPLAKVGTIQREDLYKLQFIALDSQSTIRKVIDQVLTRCAIDPRRLKVEMELNSIEAIKNAVQSGLGAAFVSISAIEKELQMGILHRALIDDVVVKRALSVIVNPHRYRSKAAEAFSREILPEFANPGWKLKPEPVAMATPKIQASSAHAVGD from the coding sequence ATGTCTGACCTTCCTTTCACTCTTGACCAACTCCGCATTCTCAAAGCAATCGCTACTGAGGGGAGTTTTAAGCGTGCTGCTGATAGCTTGTACGTTTCACAACCCGCTGTAAGTTTGCAGGTTCAAAACCTAGAGCGGCAGTTAGATGTTCCCTTATTTGACCGGGGCGGACGCCGCGCCCAACTGACGGAAGCAGGATACCTCCTCCTGAGCTACGGGGAAAAAATACTCTCGCTTTGCCAAGAAACCTGTCGGGCGATCGAGGATTTACAAAATCTCCAGGGTGGTACGTTGATCGTCGGCGCGTCTCAAACCACCGGCACCTATCTCCTGCCTCGAATGATTGGCATGTTTAGGCAGCGCTATCCCGATGTCGCTGTGCAATTGCAGGTTCACTCCACTCGCCGCACCGCTTGGAGTGTTGCCAATGGACAAGTGGATTTAGCGATTATCGGCGGGGAAGTTCCAGGTGAGTTACAAGAGACGCTAGAAATCATTCCTTATTCAGAAGACGAGCTGGCGCTGATTTTGCCACCTTTTCATCCTCTAGCCAAAGTCGGCACAATCCAAAGAGAGGATTTGTATAAATTGCAGTTCATTGCCTTAGATTCTCAATCCACCATCCGCAAGGTGATTGACCAAGTCCTCACGCGTTGCGCCATTGACCCCAGACGCCTCAAGGTTGAAATGGAACTGAACTCCATTGAGGCGATTAAAAATGCCGTGCAATCCGGACTAGGGGCTGCTTTTGTCTCCATTTCGGCGATTGAAAAAGAGTTACAGATGGGCATCCTACATCGGGCACTGATCGATGATGTCGTCGTCAAGCGGGCGCTGTCTGTGATTGTCAACCCCCACCGTTATCGTTCTAAGGCTGCTGAAGCATTTAGTCGGGAGATTCTCCCAGAATTTGCCAACCCTGGATGGAAACTCAAACCCGAACCCGTCGCCATGGCAACACCGAAGATCCAGGCTAGTTCTGCTCATGCCGTAGGAGATTAA